A genome region from Clostridium pasteurianum includes the following:
- a CDS encoding uracil-DNA glycosylase, with translation MLKWRELYDECLECHKCALGENRKNMVFGEGNLESKLMFIGEAPGADEDRLGRPFVGRAGQLLTKGLTTLDLLRERDYYIANICKCRPEKNRTPYEDEADSCLPYLRNQFALVKPKIVVLLGATAMKFVMEPALKKVLENGSEDDINNEIKNSVKGGQMRITRDRGKWLKVKGIYMMATFHPAALFRDEAKKKIFWEDLKLVKAKYDEL, from the coding sequence ATGCTTAAATGGAGAGAACTGTATGATGAGTGTTTAGAATGTCATAAATGTGCACTTGGTGAAAATAGAAAAAATATGGTTTTTGGTGAAGGAAATCTTGAATCAAAATTGATGTTTATAGGAGAGGCTCCAGGAGCTGACGAGGATAGGCTTGGAAGACCTTTTGTTGGAAGAGCAGGTCAACTTTTAACTAAGGGATTAACTACTTTAGATTTATTGAGAGAAAGAGATTATTATATAGCAAATATATGTAAATGCAGACCGGAAAAAAATAGAACCCCGTATGAGGATGAGGCAGATAGTTGTCTTCCATATTTAAGAAATCAGTTTGCCTTGGTAAAACCCAAAATAGTTGTATTATTAGGAGCAACTGCCATGAAGTTTGTGATGGAGCCAGCCTTAAAAAAAGTTTTAGAGAATGGCAGTGAAGACGATATAAATAATGAAATTAAAAACTCTGTAAAAGGTGGTCAAATGAGGATTACAAGGGATAGAGGAAAATGGCTTAAAGTTAAAGGAATTTATATGATGGCAACCTTTCATCCAGCAGCATTGTTTAGGGATGAAGCTAAGAAAAAAATATTTTGGGAGGATTTGAAGTTAGTTAAAGCTAAGTATGATGAGCTGTGA
- a CDS encoding insulinase family protein gives MNDLKKDSIYHGFKFINEEDIKEINSKAFMFEHVKSGARLLYLQNDDKNKVFSISFRTPPKNSTGVFHILEHSVLCGSDKYPVKEPFVELLKGSLNTFLNAFTFSDKTMYPVASKNDKDFLNLMDVYLDAVFHPNIYKYEEIFQQEGWHYELNNKNEDIAYKGVVYNEMKGAFSSPEGILMRRIQNSLFPDTPYGFESGGDPDDIPKLTYEEFLNNHKKYYSPSNSYIYLYGDMNLDEKLAYLDDKYLKNYNRTEVDSKIEPQKPIGKLIEKTCEYPILNDESETDKTYLSINFVTEKSTDNEKYLAFEILEYILLESQGAPLKKAILNAGLGKDVFGLYDNGIMQTYFSVIVKNSNEDKKDEFKKVVFDTLKSLVKNGIDKKLIEAAINIKEFELREAEFQTYPKGLVYSIKAMESWLYDGNPTNNLKFEAALKNIKKALTENYFEKLIDEYFLNSNHSTMVIVKPSKTVEAERSKRIHEKLSKLKSSMNDNELNEIIQSTEKLKERQSTEDSKEDLMKIPMLSLSDVNKEAEKLPLEEKEVDKIKVLHHKVFTNKILYLNLYFDSSVINYDDVPYLALLENILGRVDTEKYKYEDLANEINIKTGDISFENNMFISKNDDKTYCMKFTSKTKVILDKVGEAFELLDQIMYHSIFDNQKRIKEIVQEIRSRLEMIINQNGNSVAAIRLKSYFSPSGEYSERTSGVSFYKFICDIDKNFETKFDEVKNKLKSICEMLFNKDKLVISVTGDDDIYSKFKEELPKLQLRSLKVAKNDSGYEKTAKSINEGLITPSKVQYVAKGFNYRRLGYEYSGKMKVLKSIISLNYLWNNVRVMGGAYGCSAYIFRNGNIYFTSYRDPNLTETLKVYEDVYKYIENFKADDYDMTKYILGTISAIDQPLVPRIIGEKSDSNYFSKLTYEDIQKERDEILSTKKQDIKAYSKLLKDVMNEKYVCVLGNDVKMNASKEVFSKLIKVFE, from the coding sequence GTGAATGATTTAAAAAAAGATAGCATTTATCATGGATTTAAATTTATAAACGAAGAAGATATTAAAGAGATAAATTCAAAAGCATTTATGTTTGAACATGTAAAAAGTGGTGCAAGACTTCTATACCTTCAAAATGATGATAAGAATAAGGTTTTCTCCATTAGTTTTAGGACTCCACCAAAGAATAGTACAGGGGTTTTTCATATACTTGAACATTCTGTTTTATGTGGTTCTGATAAATATCCAGTCAAAGAACCTTTTGTGGAGCTCTTAAAAGGTTCTTTAAATACATTTTTGAATGCTTTTACTTTTAGCGATAAGACAATGTATCCTGTTGCCAGTAAAAATGATAAAGATTTTTTAAATTTGATGGATGTATATTTAGATGCAGTTTTTCATCCTAATATATATAAATATGAAGAAATATTTCAGCAAGAAGGATGGCATTATGAATTAAATAATAAGAATGAAGACATTGCATATAAGGGTGTTGTTTATAATGAAATGAAGGGTGCATTTTCATCTCCAGAAGGGATTTTAATGAGGAGAATACAGAATTCATTATTTCCAGATACACCTTATGGATTTGAATCTGGTGGAGATCCTGATGATATACCAAAGCTTACTTATGAAGAATTTTTAAATAATCATAAGAAGTATTATAGCCCTAGTAACAGTTATATATATTTGTATGGAGATATGAATTTAGATGAAAAATTAGCATATCTTGATGACAAATATTTGAAGAATTATAATAGGACAGAGGTTGATTCTAAAATAGAACCTCAAAAACCAATTGGAAAGTTAATTGAAAAGACATGTGAATATCCTATATTAAACGATGAAAGTGAAACTGATAAAACTTATTTGAGTATTAATTTTGTGACTGAAAAGTCAACAGATAATGAAAAATACTTAGCCTTTGAAATACTTGAGTATATTTTACTTGAGAGTCAGGGTGCCCCACTCAAAAAAGCTATTCTAAATGCAGGACTTGGAAAAGATGTTTTTGGGCTTTACGATAATGGTATAATGCAGACCTATTTTAGTGTAATAGTTAAAAATTCTAATGAGGATAAGAAAGATGAATTTAAAAAGGTAGTATTTGATACACTTAAAAGTCTTGTTAAGAATGGTATAGATAAAAAGCTTATTGAAGCTGCAATAAATATAAAGGAATTTGAACTTAGAGAAGCAGAATTTCAAACTTATCCTAAAGGCCTTGTTTATAGCATTAAGGCTATGGAAAGTTGGCTTTATGATGGAAATCCAACAAATAATTTAAAGTTTGAGGCTGCACTTAAAAATATAAAGAAGGCACTTACTGAAAATTATTTTGAAAAGCTAATAGATGAATATTTCTTAAACTCAAATCACAGCACTATGGTAATTGTAAAACCATCTAAAACTGTGGAAGCAGAAAGAAGTAAAAGGATACATGAAAAATTAAGTAAACTGAAGTCTTCTATGAATGATAATGAGTTAAATGAAATTATTCAGAGTACTGAAAAATTAAAAGAGAGACAATCAACTGAGGATTCTAAAGAAGATCTTATGAAAATACCTATGCTTTCTTTAAGTGATGTAAATAAAGAAGCTGAAAAGCTTCCACTTGAAGAAAAAGAGGTTGACAAAATTAAAGTACTTCATCACAAGGTATTTACTAATAAGATATTGTATTTAAATCTATACTTTGATTCTTCAGTTATAAATTATGATGATGTTCCATATCTAGCTTTGCTTGAGAATATACTTGGAAGAGTAGATACGGAAAAATATAAATATGAAGATCTTGCAAATGAAATAAACATAAAAACAGGGGATATAAGCTTTGAAAATAATATGTTTATTTCCAAGAATGATGATAAGACATATTGTATGAAATTTACATCTAAAACTAAGGTTATTTTAGATAAGGTAGGCGAAGCTTTTGAACTTTTAGATCAAATTATGTATCATAGTATTTTTGATAATCAAAAGAGAATAAAGGAAATAGTTCAAGAAATCAGATCAAGACTTGAAATGATTATAAATCAAAACGGAAATTCTGTTGCTGCAATAAGACTTAAATCTTATTTTTCACCATCTGGAGAGTACAGTGAGAGAACCAGTGGAGTTAGTTTTTATAAATTTATATGTGATATAGATAAGAATTTTGAAACGAAATTTGATGAAGTTAAGAATAAATTAAAGAGCATATGTGAAATGCTGTTTAATAAAGATAAACTCGTCATAAGTGTAACTGGCGATGATGATATTTATTCTAAGTTTAAAGAAGAATTGCCTAAACTTCAGCTTAGGAGCTTAAAAGTAGCTAAAAATGATAGTGGTTATGAAAAAACTGCAAAGTCAATAAATGAAGGATTAATTACACCAAGCAAAGTTCAGTATGTAGCTAAGGGTTTTAATTACAGAAGACTTGGATATGAATATTCAGGGAAGATGAAGGTACTTAAAAGTATAATAAGTTTAAATTATCTATGGAATAACGTAAGAGTAATGGGTGGAGCATATGGCTGTTCTGCATACATTTTTAGAAATGGTAATATATATTTTACGTCGTATAGAGATCCTAATTTAACAGAGACTTTAAAGGTATATGAAGATGTATATAAATATATTGAAAACTTTAAAGCAGATGATTATGATATGACAAAATATATACTTGGAACTATATCTGCCATAGATCAGCCTCTTGTACCTAGAATAATAGGTGAAAAATCTGATTCTAATTATTTTAGTAAATTGACTTATGAAGATATACAAAAAGAAAGAGATGAAATTTTAAGTACAAAAAAGCAGGATATAAAGGCATACTCAAAATTGCTTAAGGATGTTATGAATGAAAAATATGTATGTGTGCTTGGTAATGATGTTAAAATGAATGCAAGCAAGGAAGTATTTAGCAAGCTTATAAAGGTATTTGAGTAA
- a CDS encoding PTS sugar transporter subunit IIA: MSYYADEKNFEIKSPVDGAILDISKVDDYVFSKKLAGDGVAVRFKTNKITSPINGIVKLVLCTKNGVGIESENGIEVLLHINVEKVANKKGFCLKVNEGDTVNIGDDILCIDDSVLKNEELTLCVIVTNMNDVKEIHKNSDHMVSREEPLFAVSI, encoded by the coding sequence TTGAGTTACTATGCTGATGAAAAAAATTTTGAAATAAAATCACCTGTTGATGGAGCAATACTTGATATTTCTAAAGTCGATGATTATGTATTTTCCAAAAAACTTGCAGGAGATGGAGTTGCTGTAAGATTTAAGACAAATAAAATAACTTCACCTATCAATGGAATTGTGAAGTTGGTATTATGCACAAAAAACGGAGTAGGAATAGAAAGTGAGAATGGGATTGAGGTATTACTACATATAAATGTTGAAAAAGTAGCTAATAAAAAAGGATTTTGTTTAAAGGTTAACGAAGGTGATACGGTAAATATTGGCGATGATATTCTTTGCATAGATGACAGTGTTCTTAAAAATGAGGAATTGACATTATGCGTAATAGTTACCAATATGAATGATGTTAAAGAAATACACAAAAATTCTGATCACATGGTTTCAAGGGAAGAACCTTTGTTTGCTGTAAGCATATAA
- the add gene encoding adenosine deaminase, with the protein MDIREQIRNIPKAELHCHLDGSLRPETVFDLCLKENIEIPYKTSEEFKKSLKISNECGSLKEYLEKFYFPVKVMQSKKNIYRVTMELLEDAKKDGIAYIEIRFAPFQHLEKGLTPNDVVEAALEAMKDGENKLKIRSNLILCSLRHEPCSSSINLVNLSKQYIDKGVCAVDLAGNESDFPPELHQKAFDLAYDSGLKITIHAGETGIAKNILTSIKLLHADRIGHGTFAYKDKETLDYLIEHQIPLEICPKSNLDTKAVKSYAEHPIKKYFEAGVKVTLNTDNRTVSNVSLIDEYINIMNNFSFTMSDIKKIIQNGITSSFTDDDFKNSLLK; encoded by the coding sequence ATGGATATACGTGAACAAATTAGAAATATCCCAAAAGCAGAACTTCACTGTCACTTAGATGGCAGCCTAAGACCAGAAACAGTATTTGACTTATGTTTAAAAGAAAATATTGAAATACCTTATAAAACATCAGAGGAATTTAAAAAATCGCTTAAAATTTCCAATGAATGTGGTTCTTTAAAAGAGTACTTAGAAAAATTTTATTTTCCAGTTAAAGTAATGCAAAGTAAAAAAAATATATATAGAGTAACTATGGAACTTTTAGAAGATGCTAAAAAAGACGGAATAGCCTATATAGAGATAAGATTTGCACCTTTTCAGCATCTGGAAAAAGGCTTAACCCCTAATGATGTGGTTGAAGCTGCACTGGAAGCTATGAAAGATGGAGAAAACAAATTAAAAATACGTTCAAATTTAATATTATGTTCTCTTCGTCATGAGCCATGCTCAAGTTCCATAAATCTTGTGAATTTATCGAAGCAGTATATTGATAAGGGCGTTTGTGCTGTTGATTTAGCTGGAAATGAAAGTGACTTTCCTCCTGAACTTCACCAAAAGGCCTTTGATTTAGCCTACGATTCAGGTCTTAAAATAACAATACATGCTGGTGAGACAGGCATAGCCAAAAATATTTTAACATCAATAAAACTTCTCCATGCTGACAGAATAGGACATGGCACTTTTGCTTATAAGGATAAAGAAACTCTAGATTATTTAATTGAACACCAAATTCCTCTAGAAATATGTCCCAAAAGCAATCTTGATACTAAAGCTGTAAAAAGCTATGCCGAGCACCCTATAAAAAAATACTTTGAAGCCGGTGTAAAAGTAACCTTAAATACTGATAACAGAACCGTTTCAAATGTATCATTAATTGATGAATATATTAACATAATGAATAATTTTTCATTCACCATGAGTGACATAAAAAAAATCATCCAGAATGGAATAACTTCTTCCTTTACAGATGATGATTTCAAAAACTCTCTTTTGAAGTAA
- a CDS encoding tetratricopeptide repeat protein — protein sequence MRKTRMKYISILLILLTATLYGCASSSDKYLQQGNTELQKKQYVKAVKDYSSAIDSNKNNVEAIANKAYAFILLKRYQDASSCAESAIKINNKFGKAYAYKGLALSRQGYYINALKYLDKSLDLGFKTAETLNERAVDLISIDRSDLAIDPLNEALKLNPKYYEAYLNKASALANTKNYTEANKCLDEALPLSPSNVDFYNKKGLILKSAGQYDDAAAAFDKAISISPKNPVLYYNKGLTLTSNEKYDEAIAAFDKAISIDQKYSNAYDAKGLALRNMNKNTEALVQYNNAIKYDDSNSSAYNDKACSLSDMGKLNDALSSINSAIKINPASKTFYTNKSYILQKMGKKKEANECLKKANSL from the coding sequence ATGAGAAAAACCAGAATGAAATATATATCAATTCTGTTGATACTTCTAACTGCTACTCTATATGGGTGCGCTTCAAGTAGCGACAAATACTTGCAACAGGGTAATACAGAACTTCAAAAAAAGCAATACGTTAAAGCAGTTAAAGATTATTCTTCAGCAATTGATTCTAATAAAAATAATGTAGAGGCTATAGCCAATAAAGCCTACGCTTTTATACTTTTAAAACGATATCAAGATGCATCTTCCTGCGCTGAAAGTGCCATAAAAATAAACAACAAGTTTGGCAAAGCTTATGCCTATAAGGGGCTTGCACTCTCAAGACAAGGTTATTACATTAATGCCTTAAAATACTTAGATAAAAGTTTAGATTTAGGATTTAAAACAGCAGAAACTTTAAATGAACGAGCAGTAGATTTAATATCCATAGATAGAAGCGATCTTGCAATCGATCCGTTAAATGAAGCATTAAAGCTTAATCCAAAATATTATGAAGCATATTTAAATAAAGCTTCTGCCTTAGCTAATACTAAAAATTATACAGAAGCAAATAAATGCTTAGATGAAGCTTTACCACTAAGTCCAAGTAATGTAGATTTTTATAACAAAAAAGGCTTAATTTTAAAATCTGCTGGACAATATGATGATGCCGCTGCAGCTTTTGATAAAGCCATATCTATATCCCCTAAAAATCCTGTTTTATACTATAATAAGGGCCTTACTCTAACTTCTAATGAAAAATATGATGAAGCTATAGCAGCTTTTGATAAGGCCATATCTATAGACCAAAAATACTCTAATGCATATGATGCAAAAGGACTTGCCCTCCGAAATATGAATAAAAATACCGAAGCACTAGTTCAGTACAACAATGCAATAAAGTATGATGATTCTAATAGTTCAGCTTACAATGATAAAGCATGCTCACTTTCTGATATGGGCAAATTAAACGATGCATTAAGTAGCATTAACAGTGCAATAAAAATAAATCCAGCTTCAAAAACCTTTTACACAAACAAAAGCTATATATTGCAGAAAATGGGTAAGAAAAAAGAAGCAAACGAATGTCTTAAAAAAGCTAACAGTTTATAA
- a CDS encoding DEAD/DEAH box helicase, with product MFNVTEDSIKQWMKPKIYTESLSFYENDNISSIQINESHNEFYNANFVELKGEVEDLNGNVHEALLLFNDKTGINIIKCDCKKSKIDDICSHVGGILIKYVREKGYISDKSKDYFTEKFLDRIKCDLIRRGKSGIPVNMEIRIHYFTEEFNRSYAEIKAGEEKLYVVRDISKFLNSVLLNKNIELGKEFTYNRDKYYIKSEDKETINCLYEIYKNNIIGLVQDNEKMISGKKVYLIGTDIRRIMEAMKDRMFKFSIDGEEDISVSITNKFPPIYIKLEQKNEFLQLILMGDTPISLTYDSKYIYYKENIYRLNEYQMGVFKLLIGEFLRNSNIIKFSAEKSQEVLSYILPILSQLEIRKNVDDKINEKLYNKMLKPEIYIDKFHRGMLINVRYNYDNTNANNEKSIILKDIMLEVEIIRILKEFKFEKLETGYVNINLENIVHFMAYGIVEIQKKGCQVFYSEDFKSYKVYSESSYRGNIRLNDRSELEINFQIEGVDAEKLQNIFNAIDEKKKYYELKEGKFVDLDNKAIKSVRDMFHYLDISPLKAAQTGVVLSKYNSFYVDKYVDEEKLVFFNKNKRLKKAVNSLKNVDDIEIKLPIEFKDVMREYQKKGFRWFKILDHFGFGGILADEMGLGKTLQTIAFICSEKEYRKPSIIVVPTSIVYNWQEEIKKFAPKLKVLIISGSKHERKKLIKNCMDYNVIITSYPLIRIDIEEYSNIEFKYCFLDEAQYIKNKASISARAVKRIKAKNRFALTGTPIENSLSELWSIFDFIMPGYLLSHSKFVKNYEKPIIKDKNSRAAIELNRHIRPFILRRIKKNVVKELPDKIEHEILVDMTKKQKEVYHSYLKNGRNKVYENIKDKGINNSKFIILGLLTRLRQICSNPASFIKNYSGENSKMDVLMDILTDGIANGHRILVFSQFVSVLKIVKDRLNEENISYMYLDGSTKMKERVELADRFNMGDGKVFLISLKAGGTGLNLVGADIVVHFDPWWNPAVEEQASDRAHRIGQKHNVEIIKLIARDTIEENIYNLQKKKKMIANAVVDEVNYTDENILLNLKETEIKKILG from the coding sequence ATGTTTAATGTAACTGAGGATAGTATTAAACAGTGGATGAAACCCAAAATATACACGGAATCCTTAAGCTTTTATGAAAATGATAATATTAGTAGCATACAAATAAACGAGAGCCATAATGAATTTTATAATGCAAATTTCGTTGAACTAAAAGGAGAAGTAGAAGATTTAAATGGAAATGTACATGAGGCTCTCTTATTATTTAATGATAAAACAGGTATAAATATTATTAAATGCGATTGCAAAAAATCCAAAATTGATGATATTTGCAGTCATGTTGGTGGTATTTTAATAAAATATGTAAGGGAAAAAGGATACATTAGTGATAAATCAAAAGACTATTTTACCGAAAAGTTTTTAGATAGGATAAAATGTGATCTTATAAGGCGTGGTAAATCAGGAATTCCTGTTAATATGGAAATAAGGATTCATTATTTTACAGAAGAATTTAATAGGAGTTATGCGGAGATAAAAGCAGGGGAAGAAAAATTGTATGTAGTTAGAGATATAAGTAAGTTTCTAAATTCAGTTTTGTTAAATAAAAATATTGAATTAGGAAAAGAATTTACATACAATCGTGATAAATATTACATAAAATCAGAGGATAAAGAGACTATTAATTGTCTTTATGAAATCTATAAGAATAACATTATAGGACTTGTACAAGATAACGAAAAAATGATTTCAGGCAAGAAGGTATATCTCATAGGGACCGATATTAGAAGGATAATGGAAGCAATGAAAGATAGAATGTTCAAGTTCTCTATTGATGGAGAGGAAGATATTTCTGTAAGTATAACTAATAAATTTCCTCCAATATACATAAAGTTAGAACAAAAAAATGAATTCCTTCAATTAATATTAATGGGAGACACTCCTATATCACTTACATATGACAGCAAATACATATATTATAAAGAAAATATATATAGGCTAAATGAATATCAAATGGGTGTTTTTAAATTACTGATTGGCGAATTTTTAAGAAATAGTAACATAATAAAATTTAGTGCGGAAAAATCTCAGGAAGTATTATCATATATACTTCCTATTTTAAGTCAATTGGAAATACGAAAGAATGTAGATGATAAAATCAATGAAAAACTTTATAATAAAATGCTAAAACCTGAGATTTATATAGATAAATTTCATAGAGGCATGCTAATAAATGTTAGATATAATTATGATAATACAAATGCAAATAATGAAAAAAGTATTATTCTTAAGGATATAATGCTTGAGGTAGAAATTATACGTATTTTAAAAGAGTTTAAATTTGAAAAGTTAGAGACAGGATATGTAAATATTAATTTAGAAAATATAGTTCACTTTATGGCTTATGGAATCGTTGAAATTCAGAAAAAGGGCTGCCAGGTTTTTTATTCTGAAGATTTTAAGAGCTATAAAGTATATTCTGAGTCAAGTTATAGAGGAAATATAAGGCTAAATGATAGAAGTGAGCTTGAGATAAATTTCCAAATAGAAGGTGTTGATGCTGAAAAACTTCAAAACATATTTAATGCTATTGATGAAAAAAAGAAGTACTACGAATTAAAGGAAGGCAAATTTGTTGATTTAGATAACAAAGCTATAAAAAGTGTTAGAGATATGTTTCATTATCTTGACATAAGTCCTTTAAAGGCAGCTCAAACAGGCGTAGTGCTTTCAAAATATAATAGTTTTTATGTGGATAAGTATGTTGATGAAGAAAAGTTGGTATTTTTTAATAAGAATAAAAGGCTTAAAAAAGCAGTGAATTCATTAAAAAATGTAGATGATATAGAAATAAAATTACCCATTGAGTTTAAAGATGTAATGAGAGAATATCAAAAAAAGGGGTTTAGGTGGTTTAAGATACTTGACCATTTTGGATTTGGTGGGATACTTGCAGATGAAATGGGACTAGGTAAAACGCTTCAAACAATAGCTTTTATATGCTCAGAAAAAGAATACAGGAAACCAAGTATTATAGTTGTGCCTACATCAATAGTATACAACTGGCAGGAGGAAATAAAAAAATTTGCTCCTAAGCTTAAAGTTTTAATTATAAGCGGAAGTAAGCACGAAAGAAAAAAATTAATAAAAAACTGCATGGATTACAATGTTATTATAACTTCTTATCCTCTTATAAGAATTGATATAGAGGAGTATAGTAATATAGAATTTAAATATTGTTTTTTAGATGAGGCACAGTATATAAAGAATAAAGCTTCAATTTCAGCTAGAGCGGTAAAGAGAATAAAGGCTAAAAATCGTTTTGCACTTACGGGAACTCCTATAGAAAATTCACTTTCAGAATTATGGTCTATATTTGATTTTATAATGCCTGGGTATCTTTTAAGTCATTCAAAGTTTGTAAAAAATTATGAGAAGCCTATTATTAAGGATAAAAATAGCAGGGCAGCAATTGAATTAAATAGACATATTAGACCGTTTATTTTACGCAGAATTAAGAAGAATGTAGTAAAGGAATTACCAGATAAAATTGAACATGAGATTTTAGTTGATATGACTAAAAAGCAAAAAGAAGTTTATCATTCATATCTTAAAAATGGAAGAAATAAGGTATATGAAAATATAAAAGATAAGGGCATAAATAATAGCAAGTTTATAATATTAGGCCTTTTAACAAGATTAAGACAAATATGCAGTAATCCCGCTTCATTTATTAAAAATTATAGTGGAGAAAATTCTAAAATGGATGTGCTTATGGATATTTTAACAGATGGGATAGCAAATGGTCACAGGATATTGGTATTTTCACAATTTGTAAGTGTACTTAAAATTGTGAAAGATAGACTTAATGAAGAAAATATATCGTATATGTACCTTGATGGAAGTACTAAAATGAAGGAAAGAGTTGAACTTGCAGATAGATTTAATATGGGAGATGGAAAGGTATTTTTAATATCACTTAAAGCTGGTGGTACAGGACTTAATTTAGTAGGGGCTGATATTGTAGTACACTTTGATCCTTGGTGGAATCCAGCTGTAGAGGAGCAAGCTTCTGATAGAGCTCATAGAATAGGTCAAAAGCATAATGTTGAAATTATAAAACTTATAGCACGTGACACTATAGAAGAAAATATATATAATCTCCAGAAAAAAAAGAAAATGATTGCAAATGCAGTAGTTGACGAGGTTAATTATACTGATGAAAATATTTTATTAAATTTGAAAGAAACAGAAATAAAAAAAATATTAGGCTGA
- a CDS encoding thymidylate synthase — MSEADNQYLNIVENILKNGYYANNRTGIETYKLPHQIMQFDLSKEFPILTTKFVAFKTSVKELLWIYKEQSNDVRKLQAENVHIWDEWMLGNGTIGKAYGYQVAKFKQIDNLIHTLKTDPQSRRMIISLWNIADLKDMSLTPCCYETLWDVEDDRLNCMLVQRSGDMPLGVPFNMCQYAVLVHLIAQVTGFKPGLFTHIINNAHIYKNQLEGMKVQLQRKNNAYAAPTLWINPEIKNFYDFTIDDIKLIDYKHHDKIKMEVAV; from the coding sequence ATGAGTGAAGCTGATAATCAATACTTAAATATAGTAGAAAACATATTAAAGAACGGTTACTATGCTAATAATAGAACTGGAATAGAAACATATAAATTGCCTCACCAAATAATGCAATTTGATTTATCCAAAGAATTCCCCATACTTACAACGAAATTTGTAGCTTTCAAAACCTCTGTAAAAGAACTTCTTTGGATATACAAGGAGCAATCAAATGATGTTAGAAAACTACAGGCAGAAAATGTACACATATGGGATGAATGGATGCTAGGAAATGGAACCATAGGAAAAGCATATGGATATCAGGTAGCAAAGTTTAAGCAGATTGACAATTTAATTCACACACTTAAAACTGATCCACAAAGCAGGCGTATGATAATATCACTATGGAACATCGCAGATTTAAAAGATATGTCTCTTACTCCATGCTGCTATGAAACCTTATGGGATGTGGAAGATGACCGATTAAACTGTATGTTAGTCCAAAGAAGTGGTGATATGCCGCTGGGAGTTCCTTTTAACATGTGCCAGTATGCTGTTTTAGTCCACCTAATAGCACAAGTTACAGGCTTTAAGCCAGGACTTTTCACACATATCATAAATAATGCCCACATATATAAAAATCAATTAGAAGGCATGAAAGTTCAACTTCAGAGAAAAAATAATGCATATGCTGCACCGACACTTTGGATAAATCCTGAAATCAAGAATTTTTATGATTTTACAATTGATGATATTAAATTAATCGATTATAAACATCATGATAAAATAAAAATGGAGGTAGCAGTATAA
- a CDS encoding dihydrofolate reductase — MLSIIAALNEDFVIGNNNKLIWHLPEDLKRFKTLTMGKTIIMGRKTFESLPGILPGRKHIVLTKNQDYSHENVVIVHDINKIINLKNTSEENFIIGGGKIYKELLPYVSKLYLTKVHSKQSGDTFFPRFNEDNYTILEDIKHADYDFITLKKQFRK, encoded by the coding sequence ATGTTAAGTATAATAGCCGCATTAAATGAGGACTTTGTAATTGGAAATAACAATAAATTAATATGGCACCTTCCTGAAGATTTAAAAAGGTTTAAAACACTCACAATGGGTAAGACAATCATAATGGGACGAAAGACTTTTGAATCTCTTCCAGGAATACTTCCAGGCAGAAAACATATTGTACTGACCAAAAATCAAGATTATTCACATGAAAATGTAGTGATTGTACATGATATAAATAAGATCATAAATCTTAAAAATACCAGCGAAGAGAACTTTATAATAGGCGGAGGTAAAATATACAAAGAGCTTCTTCCCTATGTGAGCAAATTGTATCTTACAAAAGTTCATTCAAAACAATCTGGGGACACATTTTTCCCGAGATTCAATGAAGATAACTATACAATACTTGAAGATATAAAACATGCTGACTATGATTTTATTACACTAAAAAAACAATTTAGAAAGTAG